Proteins found in one Crassostrea angulata isolate pt1a10 chromosome 3, ASM2561291v2, whole genome shotgun sequence genomic segment:
- the LOC128176926 gene encoding uncharacterized protein LOC128176926: MCVVLFVVFYPLPRGLCPNKTLNSTVKNPLPGHRLVDSMVDAPALRQSRTITSVGMEEFDEKVNRHVSKLGNIKRDIDSIFMDIAENPVMNLERAKMYKTSLTKFMKQYEKASGEYAAYLQGQRHEAAKREETSRAFIANVLQEKVSTVLKQLNSILPVPRAKSQMSGHSHISASSHLTSVILQHTAKVEEARAKLKYAKEEAELMRKEAEIKAAQCLLSVKKEFDAAKSSLSAIKMVLDYDRKSKRTSEH, encoded by the coding sequence ATGTGTGTTGTcttatttgtagttttttacccTCTTCCGAGAGGTTTGTGcccaaataaaacattaaacagtACAGTAAAAAATCCATTACCCGGACACAGACTCGTCGACAGTATGGTGGATGCTCCGGCATTAAGACAATCTAGGACCATCACTTCAGTAGGGATGGAAGAATTCGATGAGAAAGTTAACAGACACGTTTCTAAATTGGGAAACATTAAGAGAGACATTGATTCCATTTTTATGGACATTGCTGAAAATCCTGTCATGAACCTCGAACGGGCCAAGATGTACAAAACCTCGCTCACCAAATTTATGAAACAATATGAAAAAGCTTCGGGAGAATATGCGGCTTACTTACAGGGTCAGCGGCATGAAGCTGCTAAGAGAGAGGAAACCTCGAGGGCATTTATTGCAAATGTACTGCAAGAAAAAGTTTCAACAGTATTGAAACAGTTGAACTCCATACTTCCAGTTCCTAGGGCGAAATCACAGATGTCCGGACACAGCCACATCTCCGCATCGTCACATCTCACATCTGTGATACTCCAACACACAGCGAAAGTTGAAGAAGCCCGCGCAAAGCTTAAATACGCTAAGGAAGAAGCAGAGTTGATGAGAAAAGAAGCAGAGATAAAGGCAGCCCAGTGCTTACTTTCGGTCAAGAAAGAATTTGATGCGGCAAAATCAAGTCTAAGTGCTATTAAGATGGTTCTTGATTATGACAGAAAATCCAAGAGAACTTCTGAACACTAG
- the LOC128176927 gene encoding uncharacterized protein LOC128176927 — translation MELPQPRTKHIEHTLPTPTEKTQTLLNPNAPEFVAVNQDRNVLSETNELAKLLAKKQLIPTRLSTFDDVPGHYFVWKSTFENVTDELGASTMEKLDLLIQNLGVRSKQQALNIRSANPRDPSRALGLIWEWLDSRYGSPESIESSLKNRVAAFPTLKNTDRSELFELADIIMEIESIMQDEKYTKLFAYYDSSVGINPIVKKLPVNIQEKWTNEANKYKQKHSVVYPPFSVFATFVNNIAKIRNDPSFIYDTTNSAQQGDGLKRIRGTGFTKTQISSRKTDVTTESCPVHGTNHTLNACRQFRTRPLQERKDFIRENGLCFKCCGPRKHIQANCKVTVKCDICNSTKHPSALHQDSRMSPTVKAHEGENSTQAVNVMSKCTKICNTRGNTSKSCAKIILVKVYPQGRKNVSRELYCMIDEQSNRSLAVSQFFNAFGECGSEMEYVLSSCAGTFNTSGRRASGYVVESIDGSCALQLPDLIECNDIPNNREEIPSPEVAQCFTHLKDIAHFIPQVDERINIELLIGRDLIMAHHVLDHRIGKNDLPYGQQLPLGWVIIGNVCLGTVHSPDVVNVNKTAILSNGRPTTMIPCDSEIKIDFDSVFRRTEQDEKPGLSIEDKDFLKIVSSGIQKTDQGQWMAPLPFRSTRRTLPNNKEAAERRARSFDASLKHNEQKQQHVTDFMQKLFDNDHAEKAPALDEGSECWYLPLFGVYHPKKPDSIRMVFDSSAKFHDVSLNDVLLKGPDLSNSLLGILMRFREEAVAVTMDVEQMFYNFKVTPEHRNFLRFFWHEDNDLNCPLTEYRMTVHVFGNSPSPSVATYGLRKSVESSSEDVKELINNNFYVDDGLLSCNSEEEAISLVLRTKDALNEGGKLRLHKFASNSRTLLDSFPSEDLAKNLKDLDLGTASLPLQRSLGLLWDTNSDVFLFKVSEEQKPFTKRGALSIINSIYDPIGFAQPVIIKGKILLRNMISSSSKLDWDDPLPDSLYKEWKSWVQSLPELEEFQIPRQYSSRSFKGAQKREVHIYADASKEAIAAVAFLKLYGSDSDSCTTSFLMGKAKVAPSSGHTVPRLELCAAVLAVQLADVIHEQLKIDREDFSYYSDSQVVLGYITNENRRFYIYVGNRVSRIRMSSQPSQWKYIASELNPADVATRSVKACQLADSKWIKGPDPLIDSTSNLDQYPLIEPETDKELQPEVKCCKTEESQDKKPMHAGVNVTRFSDWRKLVRGVAYLKNFIRKYKGVNTTKNVDTNIISETEHFIIQMVQKEAFGPEIQAIKEGRSLKRSSILSLTPVLGPDGLLRVGGRLKDKDFIDNLAKHPIIIPKNHHLAKLLIHHFHRKVSHQGRHLTDGAVRAAGFWIVGSKLMISSEINKCVICRKLRGKLGWQQMACLPEDRVTPCPPFSYVGVDTFGPWAIVHRRTRGSSANQKRWALLFTCMVTRAIHIEVIEELSSAAFINALRRFIAIRGPVVQFRSDRGTNFIGATQDLSINAEFVEKGPVGTFLSNSGTSWIFNPPHASHMGGAWERLIGVSRRILDSMLLQNRVELTHDVLVTFMAEVSAIVNNRPLLPMSSDPESPSLLTPSILLTMKTSADIGPFPEFGPKDIRAHWKRVQILAEEFWKRWRNEYLHTLQVRQKWKEDRPNLKTGDVILMKDSGSARNDWPMGIVKRTFPSDDGRVRKVEICVVKDGVRSTYVRPISELVTLLEV, via the coding sequence ATGGAATTGCCGCAGCCACGCACTAAGCATATTGAACATACTCTACCTACGCCAACAGAGAAAACGCAAACACTGTTGAACCCAAACGCTCCAGAGTTTGTTGCTGTTAATCAAGATAGAAACGTTTTAAGTGAAACCAATGAACTGGCTAAGTTGTTAGCAAAAAAGCAGCTTATACCCACAAGACTTTCTACCTTTGATGATGTTCCAGGACACTACTTTGTCTGGAAGTCTACATTTGAAAATGTGACTGATGAACTTGGTGCTTCCACAATGGAAAAACTTGACCTCTTGATTCAGAATCTTGGAGTGAGATCGAAGCAGCAGGCCCTCAACATTCGTTCAGCAAACCCTCGTGACCCATCTAGAGCATTGGGTCTGATATGGGAGTGGCTTGATTCGAGATATGGAAGCCCAGAGAGTATTGAATCTTCCCTGAAGAACAGAGTTGCAGCTTTTCCTACCTTAAAGAATACAGACAGGAGTGAACTGTTTGAACTGGCAGATATTATCATGGAGATAGAATCCATTATGCAAGACGAGAAGTACACGAAACTCTTCGCATATTATGATTCGTCAGTAGGCATAAACCCGATTGTCAAAAAGTTACCTGTAAACATTCAGGAAAAGTGGACGAATGAAGCAAACAAGTATAAACAGAAACACAGTGTAGTTTATCCACCATTTTCTGTCTTTGCTACGTTTGTGAACAATATTGCAAAGATCCGCAATGATCCCAGTTTCATTTATGACACTACCAATAGTGCACAGCAGGGTGATGGACTTAAGCGCATCAGAGGGACAGGTTTTACCAAAACACAGATATCTTCTAGGAAAACAGATGTGACCACAGAGAGCTGTCCAGTCCATGGCACCAACCACACACTCAATGCGTGTCGGCAATTTCGCACAAGGCCGCTACAAGAAAGGAAGGATTTCATCAGAGAAAATGGCCTCTGTTTCAAGTGCTGCGGACCAAGGAAACATATACAAGCGAACTGTAAAGTGACTGTGAAATGTGACATTTGTAACTCTACAAAGCACCCATCAGCACTTCACCAGGACTCAAGGATGTCTCCAACTGTGAAAGCTCACGAGGGGGAGAACTCTACTCAAGCAGTGAATGTGATGAGCAAATGTACTAAAATTTGCAACACTCGTGGAAACACATCAAAATCATGTGCCAAAATAATACTAGTGAAAGTGTACCCTCAAGGAAGAAAAAATGTGTCTAGAGAACTCTATTGCATGATAGACGAACAGAGTAACCGATCTCTGGCAGTCTCACAGTTCTTCAACGCCTTCGGAGAATGTGGAAGTGAGATGGAATATGTCTTGTCCTCTTGCGCTGGTACATTCAACACATCTGGACGCAGAGCTTCTGGGTATGTGGTGGAATCGATCGATGGTTCTTGTGCTTTGCAGCTACCTGATTTGATCGAGTGCAATGATATTCCTAATAACAGAGAAGAAATACCGTCACCTGAAGTGGCACAATGTTTTACACACTTGAAGGATATCGCACACTTCATACCACAAGTGGATGAACGCATCAACATAGAGTTACTGATTGGTCGTGACCTCATTATGGCACATCATGTGTTGGATCACAGAATTGGGAAAAACGACTTACCTTATGGACAACAATTGCCACTTGGGTGGGTTATCATTGGAAACGTCTGCCTCGGAACAGTTCATAGTCCGGATGTTGTCAACGTCAACAAGACCGCCATCTTAAGTAATGGACGTCCCACCACGATGATTCCGTGCGATAGTGAGATCAAGATTGACTTTGACTCAGTTTTCAGAAGGACTGAGCAGGATGAGAAGCCAGGATTATCAATTGAAGATAAAGACTTCCTAAAGATTGTAAGTTCTGGAATACAGAAAACAGATCAAGGACAATGGATGGCTCCACTCCCTTTCCGATCTACACGGAGAACGTTACCAAACAACAAGGAAGCAGCTGAACGACGTGCCAGATCCTTTGACGCAAGTCTGAAGcataatgaacaaaaacaacAGCATGTCACAGACTTTATGCAGAAGTTATTTGATAATGACCATGCAGAAAAGGCCCCAGCGTTGGATGAAGGAAGTGAATGCTGGTATCTTCCGCTCTTCGGAGTATACCATCCCAAAAAGCCAGACAGCATAAGAATGGTTTTTGATTCTTCAGCCAAGTTCCACGACGTATCTCTTAACGATGTGCTGCTCAAAGGACCTGATCTTAGCAACAGCTTGCTAGGAATTCTTATGCGATTTAGAGAGGAAGCTGTAGCTGTGACAATGGATGTAGAACAAATGTTCTATAATTTCAAAGTAACCCCAGAACACAGAAactttttgagatttttttggCACGAGGATAATGATCTTAACTGCCCACTCACAGAATATCGTATGACAGTGCACGTCTTCGGGAATAGTCCCTCTCCCTCCGTTGCCACTTATGGTCTCAGAAAATCAGTGGAATCATCCAGCGAAGATGTGAAAGAACtcataaacaataatttctACGTTGACGATGGGCTATTGTCATGTAATAGTGAAGAAGAAGCCATCAGCCTCGTACTCAGGACCAAGGATGCACTCAACGAAGGAGGGAAGTTGAGGCTCCACAAATTTGCCTCAAATAGCCGAACACTCCTCGACTCATTTCCGTCAGAGGACCTAGCCAAGAACCTGAAGGATCTCGACCTTGGTACAGCATCGCTACCACTACAGAGAAGTCTAGGACTTCTATGGGATACTAATTCAGATGTCTTCCTATTCAAAGTATCAGAAGAGCAGAAACCTTTCACCAAACGTGGAGCATTGTCGATCATCAATAGTATTTACGACCCGATAGGTTTTGCACAACCAGTTATAATCAAAGGCAAGATATTGCTGAGAAACATGATCTCTTCTTCATCAAAGTTGGACTGGGATGACCCCTTACCTGACTCTCTCTACAAGGAATGGAAATCTTGGGTGCAGTCGTTGCCGGAGTTAGAGGAGTTCCAGATTCCCAGACAGTATAGTTCCCGGTCATTTAAAGGCGCACAGAAGCGAGAGGTGCACATCTACGCAGATGCTTCTAAAGAAGCCATTGCAGCAGTAGCATTCTTGAAGTTGTATGGCAGCGATTCAGATTCATGCACTACAAGCTTTCTTATGGGAAAGGCAAAGGTTGCTCCATCTAGTGGACACACAGTACCTAGACTCGAGTTATGTGCTGCGGTTCTAGCCGTTCAGTTAGCTGATGTCATTCATGAGCAGTTGAAGATAGACAGAGAAGATTTTTCTTACTACTCTGACAGTCAAGTTGTACTCGGGTACATAACAAACGAGAATAGAAGGTTCTACATTTATGTTGGAAATCGAGTGAGTCGCATCAGAATGTCAAGCCAACCCTCGCAGTGGAAGTACATAGCATCTGAACTGAACCCAGCAGACGTCGCAACGAGAAGCGTCAAAGCATGTCAACTAGCGGACAGCAAGTGGATCAAAGGGCCAGACCCTTTGATAGATTCTACATCTAATCTGGATCAATACCCCCTCATTGAACCAGAGACAGATAAAGAGTTGCAACCAGAAGTAAAGTGCTGTAAAACTGAAGAGTCGCAGGACAAGAAACCTATGCATGCAGGTGTCAATGTTACAAGGTTTTCAGACTGGAGAAAACTTGTGCGAGGAGTAGCATATTTGAAGAACTTCATCAGGAAGTACAAGGGAGTAAACACTACTAAAAATGTTGACACAAATATTATCTCGGAAACGGAGCATTTCATAATTCAGATGGTTCAGAAGGAAGCCTTTGGACCTGAGATTCAAGCCATTAAAGAGGGAAGGTCACTGAAAAGAAGCTCAATCTTATCTTTGACACCAGTGCTCGGTCCAGACGGTCTCTTACGAGTTGGCGGAAGATTAAAGGACAAAGACTTTATTGACAACTTGGCTAAACATCCAATAATTATCCCTAAGAACCACCACCTAGCCAAACTACTCATCCATCATTTTCATCGCAAGGTCTCGCATCAGGGTCGACACCTAACGGATGGAGCCGTGCGAGCTGCTGGATTCTGGATAGTGGGATCCAAGCTAATGATTTCGTCCGAGATCAACAAATGTGTCATTTGCCGTAAACTCAGAGGGAAACTTGGTTGGCAACAGATGGCGTGTTTACCAGAAGACAGAGTGACGCCTTGTCCACCATTTTCATATGTTGGCGTGGACACGTTTGGACCATGGGCCATTGTTCACAGAAGGACCAGGGGCAGTTCAGCCAATCAGAAGCGGTGGGccttattatttacatgtatggtGACTAGAGCTATACATATAGAAGTCATAGAAGAGTTATCCAGTGCGGCATTTATCAATGCCTTGAGACGCTTCATAGCCATTAGAGGACCAGTAGTGCAGTTTAGGTCTGATCGTGGGACCAACTTCATTGGGGCTACACAGGACCTGTCCATCAATGCAGAGTTTGTGGAAAAGGGACCCGTTGGTACCTTTCTATCCAATTCAGGAACGTCTTGGATATTTAACCCACCTCATGCCTCCCACATGGGAGGAGCATGGGAACGCTTAATAGGAGTATCACGCAGAATACTTGACTCTATGTTACTTCAGAATCGAGTTGAACTTACCCATGATGTCTTAGTCACTTTCATGGCAGAGGTATCAGCCATAGTGAACAACAGACCGCTACTTCCTATGTCATCAGATCCTGAATCTCCGAGCCTACTTACACCATCCATCTTGCTAACGATGAAGACCTCAGCAGACATTGGACCATTTCCAGAATTTGGACCAAAGGACATACGTGCACACTGGAAGCGAGTACAAATACTAGCAGAGGAATTTTGGAAAAGATGGAGAAACGAATATTTACATACCCTCCAGGTGCGTCAGAAGTGGAAGGAAGACCGTCCAAACTTGAAGACTGGGGATGTCATCTTGATGAAGGACAGTGGAAGTGCGCGTAATGACTGGCCTATGGGCATTGTGAAAAGAACATTCCCAAGTGATGATGGTCGCGTCCGGAAAGTCGAGATATGCGTTGTGAAGGACGGTGTACGCTCTACATATGTGAGACCAATTTCAGAACTTGTCACGCTTTTGGAAGTGTAA